The Polypterus senegalus isolate Bchr_013 unplaced genomic scaffold, ASM1683550v1 scaffold_3049, whole genome shotgun sequence genome has a window encoding:
- the LOC120522823 gene encoding serine protease inhibitor Kazal-type 1-like: MSAIASCCCVAFICLSALTSGADIPPQPNCKALVNLDCTTRNNPVCATDGQTYTSVCSYCVVKRGTTSPLYIAKQGAC; encoded by the exons ATGTCTGCCATCGCCTCCTGCTGCTGTGTCGCCTTCATTTGCCTCTCAG CTTTGACAAGCGGGGCAGACATCCCCCCACAG CCCAACTGTAAGGCCCTTGTGAATCTTGACTGCACGACTCGCAACAACCCTGTGTGTGCCACCGATGGCCAGACCTACACCAGCGTCTGCTCATACTGTGTGGTGAAGCG AGGTACCACCAGTCCCCTCTATATTGCCAAACAAGGAGCCTGTTGA